A window of Chitinophagales bacterium contains these coding sequences:
- a CDS encoding queuosine precursor transporter — protein MIQSILKDRPTRLFLVLGAVFVANALIAEVIGVKIFSLEATLGWKPADWNILGNTFSFNLTAGVLLWPVVFIMTDLINEYYGMKGVRFLSYLTVALIAYAFLIFFGAIHLTPAGFWANDYFKGVTDSNAAYAGVLGQTQAIIIASLIAFLIGQVLDVYVFHFIKKRTGEKSIWLRATGSTFVSQFVDSFVVLFVAFYVAPRLTGQTNPWTFGMVMTICIGNYIYKFIMAIVLTPVIYLVHGFIEKYLGHDKAAEMKRAAMAEEGRTR, from the coding sequence ATGATACAAAGCATCCTCAAAGATCGTCCTACCCGACTTTTTCTGGTACTGGGCGCTGTATTTGTCGCCAATGCGCTCATCGCCGAAGTGATCGGGGTGAAGATTTTTTCACTGGAGGCGACGCTGGGATGGAAACCGGCGGATTGGAATATCCTTGGCAATACATTTTCATTTAACCTGACGGCCGGGGTACTGTTATGGCCGGTGGTCTTTATCATGACCGATCTGATCAATGAATATTATGGCATGAAAGGGGTGCGGTTTCTTTCCTATCTCACCGTGGCACTTATCGCGTATGCTTTCCTCATTTTCTTTGGGGCCATTCATCTTACCCCGGCCGGATTTTGGGCCAACGATTATTTTAAGGGTGTAACGGATAGCAATGCGGCTTATGCAGGGGTTCTTGGACAAACGCAGGCCATCATCATCGCTTCCCTGATCGCCTTCCTGATCGGACAGGTATTGGATGTATATGTATTTCATTTTATAAAAAAGAGAACGGGAGAGAAGAGTATCTGGCTCCGGGCAACCGGGTCAACATTTGTGTCGCAATTTGTGGACAGTTTTGTCGTCTTGTTCGTTGCCTTTTATGTGGCACCCCGCCTCACCGGTCAAACCAACCCCTGGACCTTTGGTATGGTGATGACCATTTGTATTGGAAACTATATTTACAAATTTATCATGGCGATCGTTCTTACCCCGGTAATTTACCTGGTACACGGATTCATTGAGAAATACTTGGGACATGATAAAGCGGCAGAGATGAAGCGTGCAGCGATGGCGGAGGAAGGAAGAACAAGGTAA
- a CDS encoding NUDIX domain-containing protein, translating to MSFFNIRVYGIILNEKKQVVVSDEYIRGGFYTKFPGGGLEFGEGTRDCLRRELKEEMNIEARIGDHIYTTDYFQMSAFNPSHQIISIYYFAHPLEEIKVPFRDKPFDFDEQQMEIYERTKETETFRLLNWEEFTPEAVTLPIDKIVAEIVKNKK from the coding sequence ATGAGTTTTTTCAACATCCGTGTGTACGGCATTATCCTCAATGAAAAAAAACAGGTAGTCGTCAGTGATGAATATATCCGTGGGGGATTTTATACCAAATTCCCGGGAGGTGGGTTGGAATTTGGAGAAGGCACCCGTGATTGCCTTCGTCGTGAACTAAAAGAAGAAATGAATATTGAAGCCCGTATCGGAGATCATATTTATACTACCGATTACTTTCAGATGTCGGCTTTTAACCCCTCTCACCAGATCATTTCGATCTATTATTTCGCTCATCCCCTGGAGGAGATCAAAGTACCTTTTCGCGATAAGCCCTTTGATTTTGATGAGCAACAGATGGAGATCTATGAGCGTACCAAGGAAACCGAAACCTTTCGCTTGTTAAACTGGGAAGAATTTACCCCGGAAGCCGTGACCTTACCGATTGATAAAATCGTTGCGGAAATAGTAAAGAATAAAAAATAA
- a CDS encoding magnesium transporter CorA family protein: MIQYFKNIDHQTVAIERPENGAWVNILPPFKQEEFTELSEQLDIPVDFLTDSLDIDERARYEEDDNVKLIVLKTPTENNSFNDSDAYYITIPICIILTHHQIVTVNSFENPAMKKFLNTFQNRHPDKKNMMVLKIFEKVVQNSIEYLKEINHRRNILEQKLYDANRNEHLLQLMRIQKSLVYFVTSLRSNELLFMKLARTNFLGLTEEEREYLEDLIVDTSQALEMANIYTNILSSTLDAFASIIANNQNEVLKRLSVITIVLTLPVLISSIFGMNVRNGFEESRYAFLIVVILSLVIALIIGWFFLRKKIL, from the coding sequence ATGATCCAGTACTTCAAGAATATCGATCACCAAACTGTGGCCATTGAAAGACCAGAGAATGGCGCCTGGGTGAATATTCTCCCTCCGTTCAAGCAGGAGGAATTCACGGAATTATCCGAACAACTGGATATCCCCGTTGACTTTTTGACCGACTCGCTGGATATTGATGAAAGGGCACGTTATGAGGAAGATGACAATGTTAAACTCATTGTACTTAAAACGCCAACGGAGAACAATTCCTTCAACGATAGTGATGCCTATTACATCACCATCCCGATTTGTATCATCCTGACCCACCACCAGATCGTAACGGTAAACTCCTTTGAGAACCCGGCGATGAAGAAATTCCTGAACACCTTTCAAAACCGGCATCCCGACAAAAAGAATATGATGGTGCTGAAGATCTTTGAAAAGGTGGTGCAGAATTCAATTGAATACCTCAAAGAGATCAATCACCGGCGTAATATTCTCGAGCAGAAATTGTACGATGCGAACCGGAATGAGCACCTGCTTCAATTGATGCGTATCCAGAAAAGCCTGGTTTATTTTGTCACCTCCCTGCGAAGCAATGAATTATTGTTCATGAAACTGGCCCGTACCAATTTCCTGGGGTTGACCGAAGAAGAGCGGGAATATCTTGAAGATTTGATCGTTGACACATCCCAGGCCCTTGAAATGGCCAATATCTATACCAATATCCTGAGCAGCACCCTGGATGCTTTTGCCAGCATCATTGCCAATAATCAAAACGAAGTGCTGAAAAGGCTTTCCGTGATCACAATCGTGCTGACCCTTCCCGTACTCATTTCCAGTATTTTTGGGATGAACGTGCGCAATGGGTTTGAGGAATCGAGGTACGCCTTTCTTATCGTTGTCATCCTATCGCTGGTGATCGCCCTGATCATCGGCTGGTTCTTTTTACGTAAAAAAATTCTGTAG
- a CDS encoding diaminopimelate epimerase, whose translation MLIQFFKYQGTGNDFILLDNRNGGYDSLTTEQIHFLCDRRFGIGADGLMTFNSLEGYDFEMKYYNADGREGSMCGNGGRCIVKFASHLGLAQSTYHFLASDGPHEAEIDSDGTVSLKMMDVTSIKKMGSDYVLNTGSPHYIKFVPMLAEVDVFRKGRDIRYSKEFEKEGINVNFVEHLGEDDKISVRTYERGVENETYSCGTGVTAAAIVCYHNENGFNEVEVTTPGGKLSVEYDRTGDDRFENIWLCGPAEKVFEGTLSI comes from the coding sequence ATGCTTATCCAATTTTTCAAATACCAGGGAACCGGAAATGATTTTATCCTGCTCGACAACCGGAACGGTGGTTATGATTCGCTGACCACTGAACAGATCCATTTTCTTTGTGACCGTCGGTTTGGTATCGGTGCCGATGGGCTCATGACTTTCAATTCCCTGGAGGGATATGATTTTGAGATGAAGTATTACAACGCCGATGGACGGGAAGGAAGCATGTGTGGAAATGGCGGACGTTGTATTGTCAAATTTGCCTCCCATCTGGGTCTAGCCCAATCTACCTATCATTTTCTGGCCTCCGATGGCCCACATGAAGCCGAGATCGATAGTGATGGTACCGTATCCCTGAAGATGATGGATGTAACGAGTATAAAAAAAATGGGGTCGGATTATGTATTGAACACTGGTTCGCCGCACTATATCAAATTCGTACCCATGCTGGCCGAAGTGGATGTTTTTCGTAAAGGCCGGGATATCCGTTACAGCAAAGAATTTGAAAAGGAAGGGATCAATGTCAATTTTGTTGAACACCTCGGGGAAGATGACAAGATCAGTGTAAGGACCTACGAAAGGGGCGTGGAAAACGAAACCTATTCCTGTGGCACCGGTGTTACTGCTGCCGCCATCGTTTGCTATCACAATGAAAATGGTTTTAATGAAGTGGAAGTGACCACACCCGGTGGAAAGCTTAGTGTGGAGTATGACAGAACCGGAGATGACCGGTTTGAAAATATCTGGCTTTGCGGGCCTGCTGAAAAAGTATTTGAAGGAACCCTCTCGATTTAA
- a CDS encoding YfhO family protein yields MNKHWFQKGWPHLAAVAIFLVVSVIYCAPVLRGEVVEQHDFQRWKAMAQKSYEFKEKYGHYPLWSNSMFAGMPAYQIIIGQTHPVTVNHIYSVLTLGLPKPISFFFLACLSFYILALILPVKPWIGVLSALAYAYSTYDPIIVEVGHDTKMQAIAMAPAVIGGFLLLFRKEYWGGAMMLAVALSLQMATVHLQIVYYTLIVAAFIALFHAWQAIKAKEWGHLLLSGGIGILIALVSMGTSAVTTLTTYDYAKYSIRGGESEMKDKADPNTTTGGLDKEYAFRWSYGIGETLTLVHPTAYGGGSAGKNLKTSVFAQKLTEIGYPEETALQVANGSTYWGPQPGTSGPVYLGAVIVLLFIIGLFTVRSWHLGWIVAASLFGIILAWGNHFEAVNYFLFDYLPFYKKFRAPTMALVIPQLCFAVMAAFTLQEIFFGKREKAEWVKILKRAGITTGALIAVLLAFYATASFSGNSDAGLRDNFSNMMLQQAMRGGQQPGPEAQMQAQQFASGFVDAIQEDRKSMYMKDMLRNTVLIGLSFLLIWLFVQGKIKSGLALASLTVISSLDLLGIANRYLDRESYVDESTYENTFAMTQADAQIKQDTGYYRVFNQTVPPFDESLPSYYHNTIGGYHPAKLAIFQDLYEQQLSKGNMQAFDMLNTKYFIVANPQDGKPIPQINSGAFGHAWLVKHILYVKDGKDEMKALDSINLRDTAIVQEKFKPLITAAPQMDSTASIRLVENRNDDITYDFNAATQQFAVFSEIYYPGGWKATIDDKPVEIIKVNYALRGLSVPAGKHTIKFHFDPDSYRLGNTLVLWSSIFVYVLLILGGFMLWRRSKKTA; encoded by the coding sequence ATGAATAAGCATTGGTTCCAGAAAGGATGGCCCCATTTGGCGGCCGTGGCAATTTTTCTTGTGGTGTCGGTGATCTATTGCGCACCGGTATTGCGGGGAGAGGTGGTGGAGCAACATGACTTTCAACGCTGGAAGGCCATGGCCCAGAAATCCTACGAATTCAAAGAGAAATACGGGCACTACCCGCTTTGGTCCAATAGCATGTTTGCCGGTATGCCTGCCTACCAGATCATCATTGGGCAGACGCACCCTGTTACGGTCAACCATATCTATTCTGTTCTGACCCTGGGACTGCCCAAACCGATCAGTTTTTTCTTTCTGGCCTGTTTGAGTTTTTATATCCTCGCTTTGATCTTACCGGTCAAACCCTGGATCGGGGTATTGAGTGCACTGGCCTATGCCTATTCTACCTATGATCCCATCATTGTGGAAGTGGGGCATGATACCAAGATGCAAGCTATCGCCATGGCACCTGCCGTGATCGGTGGTTTTCTCCTTCTTTTTAGAAAAGAGTATTGGGGTGGCGCAATGATGTTGGCCGTAGCCCTTAGTCTCCAAATGGCAACCGTTCACTTACAGATCGTTTACTATACCCTGATCGTTGCCGCATTTATTGCCTTGTTCCATGCCTGGCAGGCCATTAAAGCCAAAGAATGGGGTCACCTGCTCCTGAGTGGGGGTATCGGGATCCTGATCGCCCTGGTTTCTATGGGTACTTCAGCCGTGACCACACTGACCACATATGACTATGCAAAGTATTCCATTCGTGGTGGTGAATCTGAAATGAAAGACAAAGCCGATCCCAATACCACCACGGGTGGTCTTGATAAGGAATATGCCTTTCGCTGGAGTTATGGCATTGGTGAAACACTAACCCTGGTCCATCCTACGGCTTATGGTGGCGGCAGTGCCGGCAAGAACCTTAAAACTTCTGTCTTTGCCCAAAAGCTCACCGAGATTGGTTATCCAGAGGAGACAGCCCTTCAGGTGGCAAATGGTTCCACTTATTGGGGCCCTCAGCCGGGCACATCCGGGCCGGTTTACCTGGGTGCTGTGATCGTTTTGTTATTTATCATCGGGCTATTTACTGTCCGATCCTGGCACCTGGGGTGGATCGTTGCCGCCAGTTTATTTGGCATAATCCTCGCATGGGGGAATCACTTCGAAGCGGTGAACTATTTCCTGTTCGACTATCTTCCTTTTTATAAAAAATTCAGGGCGCCTACTATGGCCCTGGTCATTCCTCAACTCTGTTTTGCCGTCATGGCAGCCTTCACCTTGCAGGAGATATTTTTTGGCAAGCGCGAGAAGGCAGAATGGGTCAAAATACTGAAGCGTGCCGGTATAACTACCGGAGCGCTTATTGCCGTGCTTCTTGCTTTTTATGCCACTGCATCCTTTAGCGGCAACTCTGATGCAGGGCTACGTGATAACTTTTCCAATATGATGCTGCAGCAGGCCATGCGCGGGGGACAACAACCCGGTCCTGAGGCGCAAATGCAAGCACAACAATTTGCTTCGGGTTTTGTCGATGCAATCCAGGAAGACCGAAAATCCATGTACATGAAAGACATGTTACGGAATACCGTACTCATTGGTCTTTCCTTTCTGTTGATCTGGTTATTTGTGCAGGGAAAGATCAAATCCGGACTGGCACTTGCTTCGCTTACCGTTATCAGTTCACTGGATTTGTTAGGCATTGCCAACCGTTATCTGGACAGGGAATCCTATGTGGATGAATCCACCTACGAGAACACTTTTGCCATGACCCAGGCCGATGCGCAGATCAAACAGGATACGGGGTACTATCGGGTCTTTAACCAGACCGTTCCTCCTTTTGATGAATCCCTACCCTCCTACTATCACAATACCATTGGTGGGTATCATCCGGCCAAGCTTGCGATTTTCCAGGACCTGTATGAACAACAATTGTCCAAAGGAAATATGCAGGCCTTCGACATGCTGAATACAAAGTATTTTATTGTAGCCAATCCACAGGATGGCAAGCCCATTCCCCAGATCAATTCTGGAGCTTTTGGCCATGCCTGGTTGGTGAAGCATATCCTGTATGTAAAAGATGGAAAGGATGAAATGAAGGCCCTGGACAGCATCAATCTGCGGGACACCGCCATTGTGCAGGAGAAATTCAAACCGCTGATCACCGCCGCCCCGCAAATGGATTCCACGGCTTCCATTCGCCTCGTAGAGAATCGTAACGATGATATCACCTATGATTTCAATGCGGCAACCCAGCAATTTGCTGTGTTCAGCGAGATCTATTATCCGGGTGGTTGGAAGGCTACCATTGATGATAAACCGGTGGAGATCATTAAGGTCAATTATGCCCTGCGTGGATTATCTGTTCCAGCCGGAAAGCATACGATCAAATTTCATTTTGACCCGGATTCGTATCGGTTGGGCAATACCCTTGTACTCTGGTCGAGTATTTTTGTGTATGTGTTATTGATCCTTGGCGGGTTTATGTTGTGGCGGAGGAGTAAAAAAACGGCCTGA
- a CDS encoding nucleoside phosphorylase, whose amino-acid sequence MQRIAESELILNARGAVYHLDLRPEEIGHTILTVGDPDRVAQVSKHFSTIEHRSQHREFISHTGYLGEKRVTVLSSGIGTDNIDIVINELDALVNIDLSTRSIRPSLRSLNIIRLGTSGALQDDIPVDSFVCSTHGLGIDNLMNFYRMQQNDEEQQLLQSFITFTQLHNGIAHPYIFGAGASLLKHFGKDYHHGITVTCPGFYGPQGRVLRLGVAQPDLIDRLTQFRFGRYRITNFEMETSAIYGLGKLLGHHCLSLNVIVANRVLKQFSPDGAAAVENLIVKSLDIIKDIE is encoded by the coding sequence ATGCAACGTATCGCAGAATCGGAACTGATCCTCAATGCCCGGGGAGCCGTTTATCATTTAGACCTACGCCCTGAAGAAATCGGACACACCATCCTGACGGTTGGAGACCCTGACCGGGTCGCTCAGGTGAGCAAACATTTTTCCACCATCGAACACAGGTCCCAGCACCGTGAATTCATTTCCCACACAGGTTATCTGGGCGAAAAAAGGGTGACCGTCCTTTCCAGTGGCATTGGTACGGACAATATTGACATCGTCATCAACGAACTCGATGCCCTGGTGAACATTGATCTCAGTACGCGAAGTATACGCCCCTCCTTACGCTCCCTGAATATTATTCGTCTGGGCACCTCCGGTGCCCTGCAGGACGATATCCCTGTAGATAGTTTTGTTTGCTCTACCCATGGCCTGGGTATTGACAACCTGATGAATTTTTACCGGATGCAACAGAATGATGAAGAGCAGCAACTCCTTCAATCCTTCATCACCTTTACCCAACTGCATAACGGGATCGCCCACCCCTATATATTCGGGGCCGGCGCCTCTCTGCTCAAACATTTTGGAAAGGATTATCACCATGGCATTACGGTTACCTGCCCGGGTTTCTATGGCCCGCAGGGACGGGTTCTGCGTTTGGGTGTGGCCCAGCCTGACCTTATCGACCGGCTTACCCAGTTCCGGTTTGGGCGCTACCGGATCACCAATTTTGAAATGGAGACCTCGGCCATTTATGGTCTTGGTAAATTACTTGGCCACCACTGTCTGTCGCTGAATGTGATCGTCGCCAACCGGGTATTGAAACAATTCTCTCCGGACGGTGCTGCCGCGGTAGAAAACCTGATCGTAAAATCGCTGGATATTATCAAAGACATAGAATAA